In Vicia villosa cultivar HV-30 ecotype Madison, WI unplaced genomic scaffold, Vvil1.0 ctg.000025F_1_1, whole genome shotgun sequence, one genomic interval encodes:
- the LOC131622232 gene encoding cytochrome P450 98A2, with protein sequence MTLFLTIPLSLLTLFIFYTLFQRLRFKLPPGPRPWPVVGNLYDIKPVRFRCFAEWAQFYGPIISVWFGSTLNVIVSNTELAKEVLKENDQQLADRHRSRSAAKFSRDGKDLIWADYGPHYVKVRKVCTLELFSPKRIEALRPIREDEVTAMVESIFNDSTNPENLGKGILMRKYIGAVAFNNITRLAFGKRFVNAEGVMDEQGVEFKAIVANGLKLGASLAMAEHIPWLRWMFPLEEEAFAKHGARRDRLTRAIMDEHTQARQKSGGAKQHFVDALLTLQDKYDLSEDTIIGLLWDMITAGMDTTAISVEWAMAELIKNPRVQQKAQEELDKVIGFERVMTETDFSSLPYLQSVAKEALRLHPPTPLMLPHRANANVKIGGYDIPKGSNVHVNVWAVARDPAVWKNPLEFRPERFLEEDVDMKGHDFRLLPFGAGRRVCPGAQLGINMVTSMLGHLLHHFCWAPPEGVNPEEIDMVENPGMVTYMRTPLQVVASPRLPSDLYKHVPADI encoded by the exons ATGACTCTGTTTCTCACCATACCTCTTTCACTTCTCACCCTCTTCATCTTCTACACCCTCTTCCAACGCCTCAGATTCAAGCTTCCACCCGGTCCACGTCCCTGGCCGGTCGTCGGAAACCTCTACGACATAAAACCGGTCCGGTTCCGGTGTTTCGCGGAATGGGCCCAGTTCTACGGGCCAATTAtatcggtttggttcggttcgactTTAAACGTGATTGTTTCGAATACAGAATTGGCGAAAGAGGTTTTGAAGGAGAATGATCAGCAGTTGGCGGATAGGCATAGGAGTCGGTCGGCCGCGAAGTTTAGTAGAGATGGGAAGGATTTGATTTGGGCTGATTATGGACCTCATTATGTGAAGGTCAGGAAGGTTTGTACTTTGGAGCTTTTTTCGCCGAAGAGAATTGAAGCTTTGAGGCCTATTAGAGAAGATGAAGTTACTGCTATGGTTGAATCTATTTTCAATGATTCTACCAATCCTG AAAATTTGGGGAAAGGTATATTGATGAGGAAGTATATAGGGGCAGTTGCATTCAACAACATTACAAGGCTGGCATTTGGGAAAAGATTTGTTAACGCAGAAGGTGTAATGGATGAGCAAGGAGTAGAATTCAAGGCTATAGTGGCAAATGGGTTGAAACTAGGAGCATCTCTTGCTATGGCAGAGCACATCCCTTGGTTGCGCTGGATGTTCCCATTAGAAGAGGAGGCTTTTGCCAAGCACGGTGCTCGCCGAGACCGACTTACTCGAGCCATCATGGATGAGCATACACAGGCACGCCAGAAATCCGGCGGTGCTAAGCAACATTTTGTAGATGCCCTTCTCACTTTGCAAGACAAATATGATCTTAGTGAAGACACCATCATTGGTCTCCTTTGG GACATGATTACAGCTGGGATGGACACAACTGCAATATCAGTTGAATGGGCCATGGCTGAGTTGATAAAGAATCCAAGAGTGCAACAGAAGGCACAAGAGGAGCTAGACAAGGTAATTGGTTTTGAAAGGGTCATGACAGAAACTGATTTCTCAAGCCTCCCTTATCTACAAAGTGTAGCCAAGGAGGCTCTAAGGCTGCACCCTCCAACACCATTAATGCTTCCACATCGTGCTAATGCGAATGTTAAAATCGGTGGCTATGATATTCCCAAGGGGTCCAATGTCCATGTCAATGTATGGGCAGTAGCTCGTGACCCGGCAGTATGGAAAAACCCATTGGAGTTTAGGCCCGAGAGGTTTCTTGAAGAGGATGTAGATATGAAGGGCCATGATTTTAGGCTACTTCCGTTTGGAGCAGGTCGTAGGGTATGTCCGGGTGCTCAACTTGGAATTAATATGGTGACATCCATGTTGGGTCATCTGTTGCATCATTTCTGTTGGGCACCACCTGAGGGAGTGAACCCTGAGGAGATTGATATGGTAGAGAACCCGGGAATGGTTACATATATGAGGACTCCAT